The sequence CACGTCCCCCATCAGGGATTTTATTTCCCTAAGCTCTTTGTGCTTTTGCCTGTATATTATATAGGACTTAGCAACATCAGCGAGATTGTTTTTTATTAAAACCTGCTCCACAACATCCTGAACCTGCTCAACAGTAATGACCCCACCATCATATTTTTTCTTAAGCTCTGTAAGGACGCTATCGGCAATTTTCTGCACTCTTGCCGGTTCGTCGCGCTCCACTGAAGAAAACGCCCGAGTAATTGCCTCGATTATTTTATTCTTATTAAATGGAACAATTCTTCCGGTCCTTTTCCTGACCTTTATAAGATCCATTCTTTATATAGCCCACAAAAACTTATAGGGTTCTCCGGAGGAGCAAAATATATTTCTGAAAAAATAAGCCAAGATATAGAAAAATAGGTTCTCCGAGTTGTTATAATCAGCACATAATCAATATAGCTTGTTAAAACCTTCTATTTGCCTATAGAGGTATTATTCTTACAGTAATTATGCTATCTTCCTCAAAGAAAAAATTTGGGGGAATTCTGGATTGGGCGATAAAGCCGCTAAAGAGAACTGGAATCTCCCCAAACCAGCTCACGCTTCTCTCCCTGCTTCTTGCGGCTGGCTACTTCTATGCCATGCTTTCCGGGAAATACATTGCAGCACTTTTCCTGGTGATTCTTTCTATTGCTTCTGACGCCCTTGACGGGCATCTGGCAAGAGAAACGAAACGGGCAGGGCCATACGGCGCCTACCTAGACACTATTGCAGACAGATATGTGGAGTTCATAATATTCCTGTCATTCCTCTTCCTGCCCCTCCCAACCCTGGTCCTGGCACCGGAGATATGGATCGCTCTTTGTGTTTTCGGGTCGCTTATGACCACTTACTCAAAAGCGGCATACTCTGAAAAGACAGGCAAATCATTTTCCGGAGGGCTCCTTGAAAGGCCTGAGAGGACTCTTGCCTTGATAGCGGGCATTATTTTGATTAACCTTAACCCAATTTACCTCCTATACATAATAATTCTTCTTGCGTTCCTGACTAACCTGTCCGCAATCCACAGGATATACAAAGCCCTTGGACTATGTACCCAGCGCTAATAAGATTTTTTGGAAAAACCGGAAGCCGTTTCTTCGGAAGGCAGCTTGCGTCTCTCAAGGAACTGACAGAGAAATCAAACCTTCCAATAATATACGAAACCTACGTAGGGCAGCTGTTCTTTTACTGCTTTCTTTCCCTTAATCTCTTTCTGGTCTTCTTTTTATATCTGTTTCTTTTGTTCTGGGGCCTGAGCTTTACGGCATCAATAGCTTCCGCAGGCATCCTCACACTGACCCTGACCTCATTTATTGCAACGGTATTCTACCTCTACCCTTTCGCAAAGTACCAGCGGCAAAAAGAAGACCTTGAACGGAATATGGTTTTTGGAATCCCCTATTTAAGCATAGTTTCAAGAAGTGGCGTCCCACTTCAAAAAATAATATACTGCGCTTCAAAAGAGAAGGAGTTTGGAGAGTTCTCAAAAGAGTTTGGGCGCGCCCACAAATATATTTCTCTTATGGGAAAGGACGCCGTGTCCTCGCTAAAAGAAGTGGCAAACCGAACCTCTTCTGAAAAATTCAAAAAATTCCTCGATGGGCTAACGGCGACAGTAATGTCTGGAAGCGACATAAGCAAGTACCTTGTTGAAGAAGGAAAAAAGGAGCTAGAGGTATACCGGGAAAGAGGAAAAAAGCACACGGCAGTAATGTCCCTTCTTGCTGATTTCTATCTTGTTGCGCTCCTTATAGCCCCCCTGTGCCTGACCATCATTCTGGTTGTGTTCTCACTTATGGAGCCCACCTTTCTGGGACTGGAAATCCATCACCTTATGACCCTGATTGTCGATGGAGCGCTGCCTCTGCTTGGAATTATATATCTCGCCCTGCTGGGGCTGGTTAAACTATGACTGCAATCCATTTCCTGCTTCTAGGGTTTATAATCATTCTCCTCTTGTCTCTTTACGGGCACAGGCAACAAAAAAAGCGTGACCTTATCGAAAACTTCCCACGCTTCTTCCAGGAAGTGTACAATAACTGCGCGTCGGGCATGACCCTGGTAAAAGCAGTAAAGCACAGCAAATATGCAAACTATGGCTCTCTGACGCCTGAAATAAGAAACCTGTGCCTCCAAATAGAATGGGGGATTCCTTTCCCTGTCGCCCTTAAAAAGCTTTCCAAAAAAATAAACGATCCCTTTATCTCACGCATGATAAACCTGGTCGATAAGGCCTCTGAATTCAGCCCCAATATTGGAAAAAGCATGAACGAGATATATTCCCACATAGCCCTTACTCGGGAGATTGAGCGTGAACGGTCTGCAGCCCTCTTCCCCCAGCTCATTTCCTTTTACCTCATATTTTTTGTGATGCTTGCAACAA is a genomic window of Candidatus Aenigmatarchaeota archaeon containing:
- a CDS encoding type II secretion system F family protein, coding for MYPALIRFFGKTGSRFFGRQLASLKELTEKSNLPIIYETYVGQLFFYCFLSLNLFLVFFLYLFLLFWGLSFTASIASAGILTLTLTSFIATVFYLYPFAKYQRQKEDLERNMVFGIPYLSIVSRSGVPLQKIIYCASKEKEFGEFSKEFGRAHKYISLMGKDAVSSLKEVANRTSSEKFKKFLDGLTATVMSGSDISKYLVEEGKKELEVYRERGKKHTAVMSLLADFYLVALLIAPLCLTIILVVFSLMEPTFLGLEIHHLMTLIVDGALPLLGIIYLALLGLVKL
- a CDS encoding CDP-alcohol phosphatidyltransferase family protein, which produces MLSSSKKKFGGILDWAIKPLKRTGISPNQLTLLSLLLAAGYFYAMLSGKYIAALFLVILSIASDALDGHLARETKRAGPYGAYLDTIADRYVEFIIFLSFLFLPLPTLVLAPEIWIALCVFGSLMTTYSKAAYSEKTGKSFSGGLLERPERTLALIAGIILINLNPIYLLYIIILLAFLTNLSAIHRIYKALGLCTQR
- a CDS encoding type II secretion system F family protein codes for the protein MTAIHFLLLGFIIILLLSLYGHRQQKKRDLIENFPRFFQEVYNNCASGMTLVKAVKHSKYANYGSLTPEIRNLCLQIEWGIPFPVALKKLSKKINDPFISRMINLVDKASEFSPNIGKSMNEIYSHIALTREIERERSAALFPQLISFYLIFFVMLATILLLFRSFIPSFGEFNLEFYRTLFTHLIIIEAVISGLAIGRIVEDSFKAGIKHVLILLFVGIFFIYFYSI